The following are from one region of the Paenibacillus protaetiae genome:
- a CDS encoding nucleotidyltransferase family protein, translating into MHKSVSYMGDIDAELLLPQYASVRIIRCPDAHLGMSHSIRSGLAAAAEGQPDAVLIALADQPFIPHRHIEMLIEAFNDSGAHFAATANREGIAMPPAIFGRRLFPALERLEGDAGARKLLSDASNAGVFVPALKDEWLMDIDDPDSFKLAADLYSKSMQIPDS; encoded by the coding sequence TTGCATAAATCAGTCAGCTATATGGGAGATATTGATGCTGAGCTTCTGCTGCCGCAATATGCATCTGTCCGTATTATCCGCTGCCCGGATGCGCATTTAGGCATGTCGCATTCGATCCGAAGCGGCCTGGCAGCCGCAGCGGAGGGGCAGCCTGATGCGGTTTTAATAGCGCTGGCCGATCAGCCGTTTATTCCGCATCGGCACATCGAAATGTTGATTGAAGCGTTTAATGATTCCGGCGCTCATTTTGCAGCTACTGCAAACCGGGAAGGAATTGCGATGCCGCCCGCCATATTCGGCCGACGGCTGTTTCCGGCGTTGGAGCGGCTGGAGGGCGATGCCGGCGCACGGAAATTGTTATCTGACGCGAGCAATGCCGGTGTTTTTGTTCCCGCTCTGAAAGATGAATGGCTGATGGACATTGATGATCCTGACAGCTTCAAACTGGCAGCAGATCTGTATTCCAAAAGCATGCAAATCCCCGATTCATAA